Proteins co-encoded in one Opitutus terrae PB90-1 genomic window:
- a CDS encoding sensor histidine kinase — MLSLIGKKSARAGHKLLVTWCAVITRVALCAAIGGTAMLMLGAVASAKAPVRGMPFIRSYSLGDIGPVPRGSRLGFDRFGRVAVIHDAVYAVLNDTVWLNIAERGGRDRISMTNVVQAPDGRTYYGARGSWGYVETGADGRLHPVPLAPSNLPGWVATATFSDLIVTERGVYFASWNGVVYWDFQLQKNLFFDVPRISRVFRVGDRVYISAFDAPLRTINARAGTLELAENTGLGRSVVEFAVSLDQTRSLVAFIDGRLVVFDGKEASPWLPLGDNTITGHISALQKLVDGRIATSVTGQGLLLFSTEGELLMALTTSQYHNIAALANREPGVLWVETDDSIEKILYGSPLSAFGQRLGLPIAWPIVVEWNGQIFVASGGKLYRAVAGEAGEPTRFEPAPHQPPRGAWSLAAWGTQMLVGNGYELFAVEPDGSLRPIPSVPDLAHLVMVDESHCYLIGRGEMALLEWRDGAWRESAPRIPGAANPAIVHRVKDSVWIEMGGAGVARLWREHGRLRLDVIPNESWTKGSWVNIGSVDDIVVLSALKEEPHRFFDQKTGSWREVPELQQLLNRSPYWIARLQKDESGVIWAAHNEGLIRFAPGTNGYAMDATSFDLVSDRYPVVRILPGNDVWVVAARSLYHIERSWASVPPKPPQPTLVSMVDLQQNEELLATGRPEGALGRLPYARNSLSFRFFSGTDAWRRSPVYEYRLDEREPWTVLDGSLLSFRRLREGVYGLQVRIAAAQADATVPSTFQFEILPPWHRTWPAYAAFGSAVALALLGVMRWSSYLERRRNRALEELVKNRTHELEATMAKLGEETRKAATLAERDRLANEIHDSVQQGLTGAMLQLDTTLKLPAMSGDMRSRLNVVRNMVAYARQEVQHAVWDMESPLLEGTDLADALRNLTTFVDADGMKIEVAVKGTTVPLDRAVNHNLLRIAQEATTNAFRHARARRISVQLEFRTDAVALGIADDGVGFRPGEVLQDRTGHLGLRGIRTRVKRLGGTLAIESQPGQGTAMQIVVPLDGPAAEEAN, encoded by the coding sequence ATGCTTTCGCTGATCGGAAAGAAATCGGCTAGGGCGGGCCACAAACTCCTGGTGACGTGGTGCGCGGTTATTACCCGGGTTGCGCTCTGCGCGGCCATCGGCGGGACGGCCATGCTGATGCTGGGCGCAGTGGCGTCGGCCAAAGCGCCGGTCCGCGGCATGCCCTTCATCAGGTCCTATTCTCTTGGAGACATCGGGCCGGTGCCGCGCGGATCCCGCTTGGGCTTTGATCGGTTCGGTCGCGTCGCGGTCATCCACGACGCCGTCTACGCCGTGCTCAATGATACGGTCTGGCTGAACATCGCCGAGCGGGGCGGCAGGGACCGGATCTCGATGACGAACGTCGTCCAGGCTCCCGACGGTCGCACCTACTATGGGGCGCGGGGTTCCTGGGGCTATGTCGAGACCGGCGCCGACGGGCGACTGCATCCGGTGCCGCTCGCGCCCTCCAACCTGCCGGGTTGGGTGGCGACCGCGACATTCTCGGATCTGATCGTCACGGAACGAGGCGTCTATTTCGCGAGTTGGAACGGCGTGGTTTATTGGGATTTCCAACTCCAAAAGAACCTTTTCTTCGACGTGCCGCGGATTTCCCGGGTCTTCCGGGTCGGCGATCGGGTTTACATTTCGGCCTTCGACGCCCCGCTGCGTACCATCAATGCCCGGGCCGGAACGCTCGAGTTGGCGGAGAATACGGGGCTGGGCCGGAGCGTGGTCGAATTTGCCGTTTCGCTCGATCAGACCCGCAGTCTCGTCGCCTTCATCGACGGCCGGCTGGTCGTGTTCGACGGGAAGGAGGCCTCCCCCTGGCTCCCGTTGGGCGACAACACTATCACCGGGCACATCTCGGCGCTGCAGAAGCTGGTCGACGGACGTATTGCGACGAGCGTTACCGGCCAGGGCCTGCTGTTGTTTTCGACCGAAGGGGAGTTGCTGATGGCGCTGACCACCTCGCAGTATCACAACATCGCCGCGCTGGCCAATCGCGAGCCCGGGGTGCTGTGGGTCGAAACCGACGATTCCATCGAAAAGATCCTGTATGGCAGCCCGCTTTCGGCGTTTGGGCAGCGACTGGGCCTGCCGATCGCCTGGCCGATCGTGGTGGAGTGGAACGGCCAGATCTTTGTCGCTTCGGGTGGCAAATTATACCGGGCCGTCGCCGGGGAGGCCGGTGAACCGACGCGCTTCGAACCGGCGCCCCACCAGCCGCCGCGCGGCGCGTGGTCGCTGGCGGCGTGGGGGACGCAGATGCTGGTCGGCAACGGCTATGAATTGTTCGCCGTCGAGCCCGATGGCTCCTTGCGGCCGATCCCCTCCGTGCCGGATCTCGCGCATCTCGTCATGGTGGACGAGAGTCACTGTTACCTGATCGGCCGAGGCGAGATGGCGCTGCTGGAGTGGCGCGACGGCGCGTGGCGCGAATCTGCTCCGCGCATTCCCGGCGCGGCGAACCCGGCGATCGTGCATCGGGTGAAGGATTCGGTGTGGATTGAAATGGGTGGGGCGGGGGTGGCGCGACTGTGGCGCGAGCACGGCCGACTCCGGCTGGACGTGATTCCCAACGAATCGTGGACCAAGGGCTCGTGGGTGAATATCGGATCGGTGGACGACATCGTCGTCCTGAGCGCGTTGAAAGAAGAGCCGCACCGGTTCTTCGATCAAAAAACTGGCTCGTGGCGGGAGGTGCCGGAACTCCAGCAGTTGCTTAACCGCTCGCCCTACTGGATTGCGCGGCTGCAGAAAGATGAGAGTGGCGTCATTTGGGCCGCCCACAACGAGGGGCTGATCCGGTTTGCGCCGGGAACGAACGGCTATGCGATGGACGCGACCAGCTTCGACCTGGTGAGCGATCGCTACCCCGTGGTCCGCATCCTGCCGGGGAACGATGTCTGGGTGGTCGCGGCACGGTCGCTCTATCATATTGAACGGTCCTGGGCGTCGGTGCCGCCCAAGCCGCCGCAGCCCACCCTGGTGTCGATGGTCGATCTGCAGCAGAACGAAGAGCTGCTCGCCACCGGCCGCCCGGAGGGGGCGCTCGGGCGGCTGCCTTACGCCCGGAACAGCCTGAGCTTCCGGTTCTTCTCCGGCACGGACGCCTGGCGTCGGTCGCCAGTGTATGAATACCGACTCGACGAGCGGGAGCCCTGGACCGTGCTGGACGGATCGCTGCTCAGCTTCCGCCGGCTGCGGGAAGGCGTGTATGGTCTGCAGGTCCGGATTGCGGCGGCGCAGGCGGACGCCACGGTGCCGTCGACTTTCCAGTTCGAGATCCTGCCTCCGTGGCACCGCACTTGGCCGGCGTATGCGGCCTTCGGCTCGGCCGTGGCGCTCGCGTTGCTCGGAGTGATGCGCTGGTCCAGCTATCTGGAAAGACGGCGCAACCGCGCGTTGGAGGAGCTGGTGAAGAACCGCACGCATGAGCTCGAGGCCACGATGGCCAAGCTGGGCGAGGAGACCCGCAAGGCCGCCACGCTCGCCGAACGAGATCGGCTGGCGAACGAGATCCACGACAGCGTGCAGCAGGGCCTGACAGGCGCGATGCTGCAACTCGACACGACGCTCAAGCTTCCCGCGATGAGCGGCGACATGCGTTCCCGGCTGAACGTCGTCCGCAACATGGTGGCCTACGCGCGCCAGGAGGTGCAGCACGCCGTGTGGGACATGGAATCCCCGCTGCTCGAGGGCACCGATCTGGCCGACGCGTTGCGGAACCTGACCACGTTTGTGGATGCGGATGGGATGAAGATCGAGGTGGCGGTCAAAGGCACGACGGTGCCGTTGGATCGCGCGGTGAACCACAACCTGCTGCGCATCGCGCAGGAGGCGACCACCAACGCGTTTCGACACGCGCGCGCCCGCCGGATTTCGGTTCAGCTTGAGTTTCGAACGGACGCGGTGGCGTTGGGGATCGCTGACGACGGTGTCGGATTCCGGCCCGGGGAGGTGCTGCAGGACCGCACGGGCCACCTCGGGCTGCGGGGTATTCGCACGCGGGTGAAGCGACTGGGCGGCACGCTGGCGATCGAGAGCCAGCCGGGTCAGGGAACCGCGATGCAGATTGTGGTGCCGTTGGACGGACCGGCGGCGGAGGAGGCCAATTGA
- a CDS encoding response regulator has product MNETRKTRVLLVDDHMAIRMGLMTAINDALDMEVVADVEDGQEAIAAYRKYQPDVVVLDLRMQGMSGVQTLHALRAEFGAVRVLVYSNYARGEEVYQAIKAGAAGFVVKEMALDRLLEAIRVVNSGGQYIPEQVAARIAERLLAGLSPREMEVLKLLAKGLSNKEIATQLGLVVGTIKIYVANIFNKLGVSDRTQALVTAVKRGIIDIE; this is encoded by the coding sequence ATGAACGAAACGAGAAAGACCCGTGTACTGCTGGTCGACGACCACATGGCCATCCGGATGGGCCTGATGACGGCGATCAACGACGCCCTGGACATGGAGGTCGTCGCCGACGTGGAGGACGGCCAGGAGGCGATCGCGGCCTACCGCAAGTATCAGCCCGACGTCGTGGTCCTCGATCTGCGCATGCAGGGCATGAGCGGCGTGCAGACCCTGCACGCGCTGCGCGCGGAATTTGGCGCGGTGCGGGTGCTGGTCTACAGCAACTACGCCCGGGGCGAGGAGGTGTATCAGGCCATCAAGGCTGGCGCCGCCGGTTTCGTGGTCAAGGAGATGGCGCTCGATCGGCTGTTGGAAGCCATCCGCGTGGTGAATTCGGGCGGACAATACATTCCGGAGCAGGTGGCGGCGCGCATTGCCGAGCGGCTGCTGGCGGGGCTGTCGCCGCGCGAGATGGAGGTCCTGAAACTCCTGGCGAAGGGGCTGAGCAACAAGGAAATTGCCACGCAGTTGGGACTGGTGGTCGGGACCATCAAGATCTACGTGGCGAATATCTTCAACAAGCTCGGCGTGTCAGACCGGACGCAGGCGCTCGTGACCGCGGTGAAGCGCGGGATTATCGACATCGAGTGA
- a CDS encoding FG-GAP-like repeat-containing protein, translated as MPSPRFVCLIAVLLLLSAADGAASADLTRTPFASPSQRSGQSLFAPLSPTLTGLAVDNRYNDPRMWGSRYRPFMGGAMGSGVAVGDFDRDGKVDLYVSTKTQPGRLFRNLGGWKFEDVTDRAGVAEQVSTLDWLKGALSSDRESTWHQGAVFADVNNDGWLDLFVCRLGAPNLLYINHGDGTFSEEAELRGLAIVDGSVVGAFADYDRDGWLDVMILTNLLEGTEPLGRPDRLFRNTGKGFFVETTATAGVGAKTFGHAATWLDYDGDRWPDLYLSNDFSGADLFYHNNGDGTFTNVLDAVVPHTPYSSMGADTADINNDGHFDLLIADMATTSREKDRRGLAASRNDVLQTVTTERTAPQYMRSALLLNSGRGNFAEVACWAGVEATDWTWSPRFEDFDNDGWTDLHVTNGMVREANNTDLLAGMMRALSDMQRISVMKKAPPLNEPNLAFRNRHGEGFEPVTDEWGLGEVGVSFGSATADFDGDGDLDLVYLNYDGGLSVFRNDSIGPHALQVRLRGTTSNRDGVGAIVRIETGSGPQIRAMTVARGYASGSELVAHFGLGSDTRVDQLRIDWPSGITQVFDHLEAGYAYLITEAGTVAPAGAVSPPPLFQPGAETAGLVLNDASPLAIPDKEQWFIPFRTDRRGPGVVVSDLDGDGDDDVYLTATPGSPGRVLRRAANRLVEEPARGVAAGGVEEGPALFLDVDQNGTRDLLVTRASANTVAWPDAFRPVIYANDGTGNFTPTDWLPELSLNVGAVTAADIDGDGDLDLFLGGRSVPGRYPETPQSVLLRNDRGRFTDISGGSAGVGAVGLVKSALFCDVDLDGRPDLLFALEWDTVRYFHNDGSGHFSDRTAQAGFASGGRGWWNSIVTADLNGDGRPDFVAGNLGLNTTYEASAKHPATLFYGDFAQNGTKLIAEAVYDGDELYPLRPRADLAARLPFIPRRYPKNDDFARATMAAVFGDQIVAAAEVRRADNFSSGAFLSQPDGTYRFSPLPRIAQLGPIQGIVATDLDGDGLVDVCAVQNSDAAVPRFDGGLGIFLKGKGDGRLEALAPARSGVVVPGNARALVLLDAHGSGRPDLFITRHGGPTQLLTNQSVQPRWLTVRLQGSQANPDAVGARVELVYAHLPPAHYQITVGGGWFSQSAPGLFAAIPPGDSLVEAIVTWPDGHRSRHSSPPEQGPWILQR; from the coding sequence ATGCCCTCACCTCGATTCGTTTGCCTCATCGCCGTGCTGCTGTTGCTGAGCGCGGCCGATGGAGCCGCATCGGCTGATCTCACGCGCACGCCCTTCGCGTCGCCCTCGCAGCGCAGCGGCCAGTCGCTGTTCGCTCCGCTCAGCCCGACGCTCACCGGGCTGGCAGTCGACAACCGCTACAACGACCCGCGGATGTGGGGCAGTCGCTACCGGCCGTTCATGGGCGGGGCGATGGGCTCGGGCGTGGCCGTCGGCGACTTCGATCGCGACGGCAAGGTCGACCTCTACGTGAGCACCAAGACGCAGCCCGGCCGTCTATTTCGCAACCTGGGCGGGTGGAAGTTCGAGGACGTCACCGACCGTGCCGGAGTGGCCGAGCAGGTGTCCACGCTGGACTGGCTCAAGGGCGCCCTCTCCTCCGATCGCGAGAGCACCTGGCACCAGGGCGCGGTGTTTGCCGACGTGAACAACGACGGCTGGCTGGATCTCTTCGTCTGTCGGTTGGGCGCTCCCAATCTGCTCTACATCAACCACGGCGACGGCACGTTCAGCGAGGAAGCGGAGCTGCGCGGGCTGGCGATCGTCGATGGCAGCGTGGTCGGCGCGTTTGCCGACTACGACCGCGACGGCTGGCTCGACGTGATGATCCTCACCAATCTGCTGGAAGGCACCGAGCCCTTGGGCCGGCCCGATCGGCTGTTTCGCAACACCGGAAAGGGCTTCTTCGTGGAAACCACGGCCACCGCCGGCGTCGGGGCGAAGACTTTCGGACATGCGGCCACCTGGCTCGACTACGATGGCGACCGCTGGCCCGATCTCTACCTCAGCAACGACTTTTCCGGGGCCGACCTGTTCTATCACAACAACGGCGACGGCACCTTTACCAATGTCCTCGACGCGGTGGTGCCGCACACGCCCTACTCCTCGATGGGCGCGGATACGGCGGACATCAACAATGACGGACACTTCGACCTGCTGATCGCCGACATGGCGACGACGAGCCGGGAGAAGGACCGGCGCGGGCTGGCCGCCTCCCGCAACGACGTGCTCCAGACCGTGACCACCGAGCGCACGGCGCCCCAATACATGCGCAGCGCGCTGCTGCTGAATTCCGGGCGCGGCAACTTCGCGGAAGTGGCGTGTTGGGCCGGCGTCGAGGCGACCGATTGGACCTGGTCGCCACGCTTCGAGGATTTCGACAACGACGGTTGGACAGACCTGCACGTGACCAACGGCATGGTGCGCGAGGCCAACAACACCGATCTGCTCGCGGGCATGATGCGCGCGCTTTCCGACATGCAGCGGATCAGCGTGATGAAAAAGGCGCCGCCGTTGAACGAACCGAATCTCGCTTTCCGCAACCGGCACGGCGAAGGGTTTGAGCCGGTCACCGACGAATGGGGCCTCGGCGAGGTGGGCGTAAGCTTTGGCTCCGCCACCGCAGACTTCGATGGCGACGGCGATCTTGACCTCGTGTATTTGAACTATGATGGCGGGCTGAGCGTTTTCCGCAACGACAGCATCGGGCCGCACGCGCTGCAGGTCCGGCTGCGCGGCACCACGTCCAATCGCGACGGCGTGGGCGCCATCGTGCGGATCGAAACTGGTTCCGGGCCCCAGATCCGGGCGATGACCGTGGCCCGCGGATACGCCTCGGGTAGCGAGCTCGTGGCGCATTTCGGCTTGGGCTCGGACACCAGGGTCGATCAGCTGCGCATCGACTGGCCCTCGGGGATCACGCAGGTGTTCGACCATCTGGAGGCCGGCTACGCCTATTTGATCACGGAAGCGGGCACCGTCGCACCCGCTGGCGCGGTGTCGCCACCGCCGTTGTTCCAGCCGGGGGCCGAGACCGCCGGACTGGTGCTGAACGACGCGTCCCCTCTGGCGATTCCCGACAAGGAGCAGTGGTTCATTCCATTTCGCACCGACCGGCGCGGGCCGGGCGTCGTCGTCTCGGATCTCGACGGCGATGGCGACGATGACGTTTACCTCACCGCCACGCCGGGCTCCCCCGGCCGGGTGCTTCGCCGCGCAGCGAACCGGTTGGTCGAAGAACCGGCACGCGGCGTGGCCGCGGGCGGCGTCGAGGAGGGCCCGGCGCTCTTCCTCGATGTCGATCAGAATGGCACGCGCGATCTGCTCGTCACCCGGGCGAGCGCGAACACCGTCGCCTGGCCCGATGCCTTTCGTCCGGTGATCTACGCCAACGACGGCACCGGCAACTTCACGCCGACCGACTGGCTCCCGGAGCTTTCGCTCAACGTCGGCGCCGTGACCGCGGCCGACATTGACGGAGACGGAGACCTGGACCTGTTCCTGGGCGGCCGCTCTGTGCCCGGACGTTATCCGGAGACACCACAAAGCGTGCTGCTGCGCAACGACCGCGGGCGATTCACGGACATCAGCGGCGGCTCGGCCGGTGTCGGCGCGGTCGGACTGGTCAAGAGCGCCCTCTTTTGCGACGTCGATCTGGACGGCCGCCCGGATCTCCTCTTCGCGCTGGAATGGGACACCGTGCGCTATTTTCACAACGACGGGAGCGGCCACTTCTCCGATCGGACGGCGCAAGCGGGATTCGCCTCGGGCGGACGTGGCTGGTGGAACAGCATCGTCACCGCCGACCTGAATGGCGACGGACGACCGGATTTCGTGGCCGGCAATCTGGGCCTGAACACGACCTACGAGGCTTCGGCGAAACACCCGGCCACGCTGTTCTACGGGGACTTTGCCCAGAACGGCACCAAGCTCATCGCCGAGGCCGTCTACGATGGCGACGAACTCTATCCCTTGCGCCCCCGGGCGGATCTCGCCGCCCGGCTGCCGTTCATTCCGCGGCGGTATCCGAAGAATGATGATTTCGCCCGGGCGACGATGGCCGCGGTTTTCGGAGACCAGATCGTGGCCGCCGCCGAAGTCCGGCGCGCGGACAACTTTTCTTCCGGTGCGTTTCTTAGCCAGCCGGACGGCACGTATCGGTTCAGCCCGTTGCCCCGAATCGCCCAGCTTGGCCCCATTCAGGGAATCGTCGCCACGGATTTGGATGGCGACGGGCTTGTGGATGTCTGCGCGGTGCAAAATTCGGACGCGGCGGTGCCGCGCTTCGACGGCGGACTCGGCATTTTCCTGAAGGGCAAAGGCGACGGTCGCCTCGAGGCCCTGGCGCCCGCGCGCTCCGGCGTGGTGGTGCCTGGCAATGCCCGCGCTCTGGTGCTGCTGGATGCGCACGGCAGCGGCCGGCCGGACCTGTTCATCACCCGGCATGGCGGCCCCACGCAATTGCTGACGAACCAGTCCGTCCAGCCCCGGTGGCTGACCGTGCGACTCCAGGGATCCCAGGCCAATCCCGACGCCGTCGGCGCTCGCGTGGAGCTCGTGTATGCACACCTGCCGCCGGCCCACTATCAGATCACCGTCGGCGGAGGTTGGTTCAGCCAATCCGCTCCCGGCCTCTTTGCGGCGATTCCTCCAGGTGATTCGCTCGTCGAGGCGATCGTCACCTGGCCGGATGGGCATCGTTCGCGCCATTCCTCCCCGCCGGAACAAGGGCCCTGGATCCTGCAGCGATGA